Within Anthonomus grandis grandis chromosome 19, icAntGran1.3, whole genome shotgun sequence, the genomic segment TGTAGCAGAAAGTGAAGAGCACCAGGAGATACATTGGGTCGGTTCTAGAAGAAACATTGTTTGAAGGTTTTGGTTGTGAgtgggattttttttaaaaatattaagtaatttttaggGGAAAATTGCCACTAAAGGTGGTTTAATGTGGCGCGCTGTATTGTTGTTATTCTTTGTGATATTTTTGGCctttaatcttaaattattgAGTAAACACGAATAAAGTTGCTACTTTGTAAGGCTCCTTACCTTTGTTCAAGTAATCACTACACGGATTTTTCcgaaaaatatctaaatacgtaataaataaatttggtaAAAGCCATTTATTTATCTGATGGCCCTAGGGCCTTATCTTAAGGTGACAGAGGGGGTTATCTGGCattaatgtatttttacttttatcagCTTTTTATGATAACATAGtaagaaataaaagcaatagAACATTGTAACAGTATAAATATTGaactaaaagatttaaattttccattgtGTGGTGCTTACCTGACTTTCGAACGCACAAATGGTGGAAAATTGGAACTATTAAGGTGACAAACTTATCTCAACTTTTAACGTATCGCTTTAAAAGGTTACATAAAGTGTATTTGGAAAAACCCGCTTTGCAccttaatggtttttttttcaataaggcATAAATCACTTAATGATGTGCAATTTGTTTTATGAGGATGtccctattatttttttaggtttttcaaattaaagtGGGTAACGGGATTTTAGCACACAGTCagacaaaaattcaaatatatccCTAAGTAATGCTTGGATAAAATTAAACCAgaagcattatttatacagcATAGTATTGGCAATaacatgctttttgtttcattagaATATTCCAAGAAGTTTCCAAGATATTGGAGTTTAAAGTGAGTGAGCACCTTTAGGACCCAACTGCAGTTTTGGACGCAGCCAcacaaaaagtgaaatatttcgaaaaccaATAGTTGGACAGGTTTGAACCATAAGCATTGTTTCTTAAGCATAGACATAGAAATgacatgctttttatttcataaaaatattcccatAAGTTCTTAAGATATTTAAGTTTAAGGTGAGTGGGCACCTTCAGGGCCCAACTGCAGTTTTGGACGCAGCCAcacaaaaagtgaaatatttcGAAAGCCAATGCGTGGACAGTTTTAAACCATAAGCATTGTTTCTCAAGCATAGGCACAGCAATaacatgctttttatttcataataatattccCATAAGTTCTTaagatatttaagtttaaagtgAGTGGGCACCTTCAACGATCCAACAGCATTTTTGGACGTACCAAcacaaaaagtgaaatatttcgaaaactaatAGTTGGACAGGTTTGAACCATAAGCATTGTTTCTTAAGCATAGACACAGCAATaacatgctttttatttcataataatattctcataagttcttaagatatttaagtttaaagtgAGTGGGCACCTTCACGATCCAACAGCATTTTTGGACGTACCAAcacaaaaagtgaaatatttcGATAACGAATACTTGGACTGGTTTGAACCTTAAGCATCATTTTTACAGCATAGTCTTGACAATaacatgctttttatttcattaaaatattccaagAAGTTACTAAGATATAAGGAGTTTAAGGTGAGTGAGCCCCTTTAGGACCCAACAGGATtcttggacataaccataaaaaaagtgaaatatttcgaaaaccaATAGTTGGACAGGTTTGAACCATAAGCATTGTTTCTTAAGCATAGGCACAGCAATAACATGCTTTTTATGTCATAATAGTATTCCCATAAGTTCTTaagatatttaagtttaaagtgAGTGGGCACCTTCACGACCCAACAGCATTTTTGGACGTACCAAcacaaaaagtgaaatattaCGAAAAATAATACTTGGACTGGTTTGAACCTTAAGCATCATTTTTACAGCATAGTCTTGACAATaacatgctttttatttcattaaaatattccaagAAGTTACTAAGATATAAGGAGTTTAAAGTGAGTGAGCCCTTTTAGGACCCAACAGGATtcttggacataaccataaaaaaagtgaaatatttcgaaaaccaATAGTTGGACAGGTTTGAACCATAAGCATTGTTTCTTAAGCATAGGCACAGCAATaacatgctttttatttcataataatattccCATAAGTTCTTaagatatttaagtttaaagtgAGTGGGCACCTTCAACGATCCAACAGCATTTTTGGACGTACCAAcacaaaaagtgaaatatttcgaaaactaatACTTGGACTGGTTTGAACCTTAAGCATCATTTTTACAGCATAGTCTTGACAATAACAtgctttttactttattaaaatattccaagAAGTTACTAAGATATAAGGAGTTTAAGGTGAGTGAGCCCCTTTAGGACCCAACAGGATtcttggacataaccataaaaaaagtgaaatatttcgaaaaccaATAGTTGGACAGTTTTAAACCTTAAGCATTGTTTTTTAAGCATAGGCACAGCAATaacatgctttttatttcataaaaatattcccatAAGTTCCCAAGATATTCGAGTTTAAAGTGAGTGACCTAACACCATTTTGGGACACAGCACTCcaaaaagtgaaatatttcgaaaactattGCCTGGACTCTTTTGAATTCTAGAGTCGAAATCCCTTAATCCAAGCATTTGcacaaacaaattattaagataattaattttacactTGCTTATCAGTAACTAAATAAGACTATAAACTATAAAGGCCTAGAAACAACATTCCATCCAGTCATTGGTGTCAGTGTCCGCAAGAAAAGTGCAAGATGCGCGCGTTTACACtacttttattaattcaaatcctttgtGGTAAAGTGACTTTTGGCGCGAAAATCCTGTGTATAGCCTCCCTGCCCACCTACAGCCACAATTTGTTCTTCAGACCGATCTGGGAGGCCTTGGCGGACAGGGGGCACCAGCTGACCGTCCTCACCGCCAACCCCATGGGCCCCCACCCCAACATCCAGGAAATCGACTTGGGATTCGCTTACGAAAAGTACCAATCGACTTTTTAAATTACCCCCAGAAAAACTAAGCGATTTTggttttttccagaaaaaaaatcgtcTACACTCCAGACTTCGCGGTCACGCGGTTCAACTGGCCCTTCATGATTGGCCGGTACATGGACATGTTCATAGAGGTCGCGGCCGCCGAGCTGGGCAGTGCGCAGGTCCAGCGGCTGCTGACCAATCAGAGCGAACACTTCGACCTCGTGATCGCCGAGATGCACATCTCGGCCATGTTCGGGTTCGCCCATCGGTTCAAGTGTCCGCTGATCGGGATTTCGTCCACGGACATCGTCAGCTACCAGCACGCGATTTTAGGTAAACCAACTGGTTTCGTATTGACGTATGACAGACGATTGTTTGTTGTGGGATATGTCTGTACCATCAATTTTAACATCATTTTCAGGTAACCCGACGCATGTTGTTCAATACCCAGATCTGTGTAGCAACATGGCACCGAAGAGGCTCACGTTCGAAGAGCGCACAATCGAGCTATACAACCGAATCGGAACTCTCATCCAGTACgtcaaatttcaaatatttcccGCCAAGCAACTGATTTAACTTCAATTTCAGGCAATATATTCGTCAAGAGGCTTGGAACGATGTTCTTCAGAAGTATTTCGGTCCGGACGTGCCTCCTCTGGACGACTTAGTGCGGAGTCTCTACTTCGTCTTTCTGAACGTGGCACCCTTCGCCAATTACCGCCCCCTGGGGCCCAAGTTCGTCGCTATAGGGGGTCGAAGTCACTTCAGCCCCTCAAAACCCTTGGGGAAGGAGTTGCTGGAGTTGCTAGACAGTAACCCTCAAGGGGTGATTTACTTTAGCCTGGGGACCAACATAAAAGACTCCCAGATCTCGCCTCACCTACTCAACGTCACTATGGAGGCTTTTAAGGAGCTCCCTTACCAGTTCATATGGAAGCTCGGGCATACGATCCCGAACTTGCCTGAGAACGTGAGGATTTACTCTTGGTTGCCTCAGCAAGAACTACTGAGTAAGTCCTCCTCACTTATTATTATCCTTTAATGAATGAACTTTTAGGGCACCCCCATATAAAGGCCTTCGTATTCCAAGGGGGTGTTCACTCCAAAGAGGAGGCAATCCTTGCCAGAGTTCCCATGGTGGGCATCCCCATCATTGGTGACCAAAGGAAGAACGTTGAGGATCTTGTGGCCAGAGGGGTGGGGCTGCTATTGGACAAGACGACCATTAGTAAGGAGCAGCTCAAAGGAGCCATCCAGAGGGTCATTGAGGACCCGAGGTGAGAGTGAgaaggttaaataaaaatagttctgTTAAGACCTCCTCTTTTACAGCTTCAAAGAGAACCTGAAGACATTGTCGCAGATGTTCCAGGACTACCCACAATCGGGAATCGAGAGGGCGGTGTGGCACGCGGAGTTCGCCCTGAGGAACCCCCAGGGGGCGAAACTGTTGGGGCAGCCTCAGTTGCCCTGGTACCAGTACTATTTACTGgatattttatgtgtttttgtGGTGGTTTTGGGGGTTGTGGTAGGGTTGGTGCGCTGGCTTGTTTTAGCGTTAAAAAGGGTCTTTAGAAGTAAGGTTAAGGttagttaaataaatttttatgaagaaCCAGTGACTTTGTCTTTATT encodes:
- the LOC126747293 gene encoding UDP-glucosyltransferase 2-like; this encodes MRAFTLLLLIQILCGKVTFGAKILCIASLPTYSHNLFFRPIWEALADRGHQLTVLTANPMGPHPNIQEIDLGFAYEKKKIVYTPDFAVTRFNWPFMIGRYMDMFIEVAAAELGSAQVQRLLTNQSEHFDLVIAEMHISAMFGFAHRFKCPLIGISSTDIVSYQHAILGNPTHVVQYPDLCSNMAPKRLTFEERTIELYNRIGTLIQQYIRQEAWNDVLQKYFGPDVPPLDDLVRSLYFVFLNVAPFANYRPLGPKFVAIGGRSHFSPSKPLGKELLELLDSNPQGVIYFSLGTNIKDSQISPHLLNVTMEAFKELPYQFIWKLGHTIPNLPENVRIYSWLPQQELLRHPHIKAFVFQGGVHSKEEAILARVPMVGIPIIGDQRKNVEDLVARGVGLLLDKTTISKEQLKGAIQRVIEDPSFKENLKTLSQMFQDYPQSGIERAVWHAEFALRNPQGAKLLGQPQLPWYQYYLLDILCVFVVVLGVVVGLVRWLVLALKRVFRSKVKVS